From the Candidatus Sericytochromatia bacterium genome, one window contains:
- a CDS encoding nucleotidyltransferase family protein, which yields MLEACLHQNGELRLSAVGSSMWPELRAGDELRLVHVTYDAIAPGDILLVHHWAPRENGEEPLPLLLAHRVIKVYIESGRAMLVTKGDRKAFADPPVFYEQVVGRVEEARRGGQLVYARELQRGARARAWGSRLQDALATGVAGMLAGPLTVSPEAIALNQLIAYTLDWVAVPALPAALDWEALYDLARSGRFTPMLSHKAIPGAPDWFSARCRRDLRENQAHRLLIDQQLSEVLARFEAVGLPVLVVKGPTHAEPLYPNPFWRPMVDLDLLVAPEDWDEAMALLEASGFLAEHSDWARLTERLTGQVALLKPLGPAIAAIELHRDLKMLSERLAVRGEVDARRAWQEAVTLDVNGSCVATLAPEDALAYASTHWAQHHFYNSVWLLDIALMAGRPGLDWQKLVDDARTDGTASFIWLTLSLARHLYAAPVPVAALRALAPDSLRVALITQLAWARVAGTFAERADVRSLLLQLLLVDRWRWAFGGLWAGLWPTDTWLRQHYVAASGEKASRLCLLTRHWRRLGRMLLARG from the coding sequence ATGCTCGAAGCATGCCTCCATCAAAACGGGGAGTTGCGTCTCTCCGCCGTCGGTTCGAGCATGTGGCCCGAACTGCGGGCGGGCGACGAACTGCGCCTGGTGCACGTCACCTATGACGCGATCGCACCCGGTGACATCCTGCTCGTCCATCATTGGGCCCCGCGAGAGAACGGCGAGGAGCCCCTGCCGCTCTTGCTGGCGCACCGGGTGATCAAGGTCTACATCGAGAGTGGCCGGGCCATGCTGGTGACGAAAGGCGATCGCAAGGCATTTGCCGATCCGCCGGTGTTTTACGAGCAGGTGGTCGGGCGCGTCGAGGAGGCCCGCCGCGGGGGCCAGCTGGTCTATGCCCGCGAATTGCAGCGGGGGGCGCGCGCCCGGGCCTGGGGCTCGCGGCTGCAGGATGCCCTGGCCACCGGGGTGGCCGGGATGCTGGCCGGCCCGCTGACGGTGTCGCCTGAGGCGATCGCCCTGAACCAGCTGATTGCCTACACGCTCGACTGGGTCGCCGTGCCGGCCCTGCCGGCCGCCCTCGACTGGGAGGCGCTGTACGATCTGGCGCGCAGCGGGCGCTTCACGCCCATGCTCTCGCACAAGGCGATTCCAGGGGCGCCCGACTGGTTCAGTGCCCGCTGCCGGCGTGATCTACGAGAAAACCAGGCGCACCGCCTGCTGATCGATCAGCAGCTGAGCGAGGTGCTGGCGCGCTTCGAGGCCGTCGGTCTGCCGGTGCTGGTGGTGAAGGGCCCGACGCATGCCGAGCCGCTCTATCCCAACCCGTTCTGGCGCCCCATGGTCGATCTGGATCTGCTGGTGGCGCCGGAGGATTGGGACGAGGCCATGGCCCTGCTGGAGGCCAGTGGCTTTCTGGCCGAGCATTCCGACTGGGCGCGCCTGACCGAGCGGTTGACCGGTCAGGTGGCCCTGCTCAAACCGCTGGGGCCGGCGATCGCCGCGATCGAACTGCACCGCGATCTCAAGATGTTGTCCGAGCGGCTCGCCGTGCGCGGCGAGGTCGACGCCCGGCGGGCCTGGCAGGAGGCCGTGACGCTCGACGTGAACGGCTCCTGCGTCGCGACCCTGGCCCCCGAGGATGCCCTCGCCTACGCCAGCACGCACTGGGCCCAGCATCACTTCTACAATTCGGTCTGGTTGCTCGACATTGCCCTGATGGCGGGGCGCCCCGGGCTCGACTGGCAGAAGCTGGTCGATGATGCCCGCACGGATGGCACGGCCAGCTTCATCTGGCTGACCTTGTCGCTGGCCCGCCACCTGTATGCCGCGCCGGTGCCGGTGGCGGCCCTGCGGGCACTGGCACCCGATTCGCTGCGCGTGGCCCTGATCACCCAGCTGGCCTGGGCACGGGTCGCGGGCACCTTCGCCGAGCGGGCCGACGTGCGGTCGCTGCTGTTGCAACTGCTGCTGGTTGATCGCTGGCGCTGGGCCTTCGGCGGCCTCTGGGCCGGCCTCTGGCCCACGGACACCTGGCTGCGCCAGCACTATGTGGCGGCCAGCGGCGAAAAGGCGAGCCGGCTGTGTCTGCTCACTCGACACTGGCGCCGGCTCGGCCGCATGCTGCTGGCGCGCGGGTGA
- a CDS encoding cell division FtsA domain-containing protein translates to MSPVVAPGAPIFALDIGTRNVIGMVAQPDGDRLRILDITLEAHEERAMRDGQIHDIPKVVRAVRAVRQRLETQTGQRLSQVAIAAAGRALKTHRARSSQDVGLDTMIDKERLRSLELAAIQAAVGSLRSDENHCVGYSIVHYYLDGQPIANLEGQRGKRIEVELIATFLPRVVTDSLVAVCHQSGLEVVNLTLEPIAAINAAVPANMRALNLALIDIGAGTSDIALTQGGTVTAYAMVPQAGDSLTEAIAEAHLLDFMEAERVKHALSTEGAVTFTDVLGLTHTFAAEAIRQAVRPTLETLVKQIAEQIVGMNGAPPSAIILIGGGALFPGIAPLLAMALGLPDNRVAVRGTEMVRRIESCPPLLEGPMGVTPVGIALAALEAPGFRFLTVYLDGKVISLEDWGTTKVQDALLAAGYDMQALMPRPVHLIQVSVNGEARSFPSTPGGYTRILLNGQPTTPDQLLSDGSAIEVVRPRPGDENTPLQVSDIVDMSPVRVQINGLQLDFPPLVKVNGQSIMGDRHVQDGDIMTVDRSVRALMVQAGLVETPDSVLRYYFDGEPQEYLLRSIKVVIDGREADINESIAGGETVEVTQQLFPHPTIADVLPAGSDRLQVKVNDRPLRVRNPNLQVLLAGEPVALDLALPEGAQLRRDFANRLTVADVLPLIQRELDGDEGEEWLVTVDGKFADMATTVHPASVVEVLTEDPGAGDEDVAPASVVRPS, encoded by the coding sequence ATGTCTCCTGTGGTTGCTCCCGGAGCCCCGATTTTTGCCCTGGACATCGGCACCCGCAACGTGATCGGCATGGTGGCGCAACCGGATGGCGATCGCCTGCGCATTCTGGACATCACGCTGGAAGCCCATGAAGAGCGGGCCATGCGGGACGGGCAGATCCACGACATCCCCAAGGTCGTGCGGGCCGTGCGGGCGGTGCGCCAGCGCCTGGAAACGCAGACCGGCCAGCGGCTCTCCCAAGTGGCGATCGCCGCGGCCGGGCGGGCGCTCAAGACCCATCGGGCCCGTTCGAGTCAGGACGTTGGTCTCGACACGATGATCGACAAGGAGCGGCTTCGTTCACTGGAACTGGCCGCGATCCAGGCGGCGGTGGGCTCGCTGCGCTCGGATGAGAACCACTGCGTCGGCTACTCGATCGTCCATTACTACCTCGACGGGCAGCCGATCGCCAACCTCGAAGGCCAGCGTGGCAAGCGCATCGAGGTGGAACTGATTGCCACCTTCCTGCCGCGTGTCGTGACGGACTCGCTGGTGGCGGTCTGCCATCAGTCGGGCCTCGAGGTCGTGAATCTCACGCTCGAACCGATCGCCGCCATCAATGCGGCGGTTCCGGCCAACATGCGGGCGCTCAACCTGGCCCTGATCGACATCGGGGCGGGCACTTCGGACATTGCCCTGACCCAGGGCGGGACCGTGACGGCGTATGCGATGGTGCCTCAGGCGGGCGATTCCCTGACCGAGGCGATCGCCGAGGCGCACCTGCTCGACTTCATGGAGGCCGAGCGGGTCAAGCATGCCCTCTCCACCGAGGGCGCGGTGACCTTCACCGACGTGCTCGGCCTGACGCACACCTTCGCGGCCGAGGCGATTCGCCAGGCCGTGCGTCCGACGCTCGAAACCCTGGTCAAGCAGATTGCCGAGCAGATCGTCGGCATGAACGGGGCCCCACCCTCGGCCATCATCCTGATCGGTGGGGGGGCGCTCTTCCCGGGCATTGCCCCCTTGCTGGCGATGGCGCTCGGCCTGCCCGATAACCGCGTGGCCGTGCGGGGCACCGAGATGGTGCGTCGGATCGAGAGCTGCCCGCCCTTGCTGGAGGGCCCGATGGGCGTGACGCCGGTGGGCATCGCCCTGGCCGCGCTGGAAGCCCCCGGCTTCCGCTTCCTGACGGTCTATCTCGACGGCAAGGTGATCAGCCTGGAAGACTGGGGCACCACCAAGGTCCAGGATGCCTTGCTGGCCGCCGGTTACGACATGCAGGCGCTCATGCCGCGTCCCGTCCACCTGATCCAGGTCTCGGTCAATGGCGAGGCACGCTCCTTCCCCAGCACGCCGGGGGGCTACACCCGGATCTTGCTGAACGGCCAGCCGACCACGCCCGACCAGCTGCTGTCGGACGGCTCGGCGATCGAGGTCGTGCGTCCGCGCCCGGGTGATGAGAACACGCCGCTGCAGGTGTCAGACATCGTCGACATGAGCCCCGTGCGCGTGCAGATCAATGGCCTGCAACTCGACTTCCCGCCGCTGGTCAAGGTGAATGGCCAATCGATCATGGGCGATCGCCACGTGCAGGACGGCGATATCATGACCGTCGACCGCAGCGTGCGGGCGCTCATGGTGCAGGCGGGCCTGGTGGAGACGCCCGATTCCGTGCTGCGTTACTACTTCGACGGGGAGCCGCAGGAGTACTTGCTGCGCAGCATCAAGGTCGTGATCGACGGGCGGGAGGCCGATATCAATGAGTCGATCGCGGGCGGGGAAACGGTCGAGGTGACCCAGCAACTGTTCCCACATCCGACCATTGCCGACGTGTTGCCGGCCGGCAGCGATCGCCTTCAGGTGAAGGTCAACGATCGCCCCCTGCGGGTGCGCAACCCGAACTTGCAGGTGTTGCTCGCGGGCGAGCCCGTGGCGCTCGACCTGGCCTTGCCGGAGGGGGCCCAGCTGCGCCGCGACTTCGCCAACCGCCTGACGGTGGCTGACGTGTTGCCCCTGATTCAGCGGGAACTGGACGGCGACGAGGGCGAGGAATGGCTCGTGACGGTCGATGGCAAGTTCGCCGACATGGCCACCACGGTGCATCCCGCCAGCGTGGTCGAGGTGCTGACCGAGGACCCGGGCGCCGGCGACGAAGACGTGGCGCCGGCCTCCGTGGTGCGACCGAGCTGA
- a CDS encoding SpoIIE family protein phosphatase, giving the protein MSHSPLRFSSSFSWTPRTWLGVLGIGSAQVAWVGGWVYALARQLPPASPDLKGPLGLALMAGVGAGALWGGALWLWQRRRQGDLLEWRQVARAQVQRALAPTPTAWSPDAVTSPWRVELASRGWGAPAAAWSTWRLYNRSQLGIFVGESRARDLAGGLQRAGSLLLWDALATAAQPPGRLLLDMQARLLQEGEPPSAWRAFSAQLDLSTGQLLFAGLGFHGACILHRGGSLTLLSSRALGGLPAEPGPPLDQGQAGLADGDSLLLFTEALLRVENREGEAFGLERLQQVLRERPGCAPEPILASVQRAVEAFAGPSVRRLGGEMLCVRLVTPFVAHPRYEPVPTVIPAEESRPPADVPLAPPVLGLPRVLPASQDEVPAPSAQLAEDRPAALTLTTPEVAARPPEEPSADAPGLASPIHPLLSEDLPAERPLRRIRLRVPRQES; this is encoded by the coding sequence ATGTCCCACTCTCCCCTTCGTTTTTCGTCTTCATTCTCCTGGACGCCCCGAACCTGGCTCGGGGTGCTGGGAATCGGGAGCGCTCAGGTCGCCTGGGTGGGGGGCTGGGTCTATGCCCTGGCGCGCCAATTACCCCCCGCGTCTCCGGACCTGAAAGGCCCGCTGGGGCTGGCGTTGATGGCTGGGGTGGGAGCCGGGGCCCTCTGGGGAGGCGCACTCTGGCTCTGGCAGCGGCGTCGGCAGGGTGACCTTCTTGAGTGGCGACAGGTCGCGCGAGCCCAGGTGCAGCGCGCCTTGGCGCCGACACCCACCGCCTGGTCGCCGGACGCCGTGACCTCTCCCTGGCGGGTCGAACTGGCCTCGCGGGGTTGGGGCGCCCCGGCTGCCGCCTGGAGCACCTGGCGACTGTACAATCGCTCCCAGCTGGGCATTTTCGTCGGGGAGAGCCGGGCCAGGGATCTGGCCGGCGGGTTGCAGCGAGCCGGCAGCCTGCTGCTCTGGGATGCGCTGGCCACTGCGGCGCAGCCGCCGGGCCGCCTGCTGCTCGATATGCAGGCCCGCCTGCTCCAGGAGGGGGAGCCCCCGTCGGCCTGGCGGGCCTTCAGCGCGCAGCTCGATCTGTCCACCGGTCAGTTGTTGTTTGCGGGGCTTGGCTTTCACGGGGCTTGCATCTTGCACCGGGGTGGTTCTTTGACCCTGCTGAGCAGTCGCGCCCTGGGGGGGCTGCCGGCTGAGCCGGGGCCGCCGCTGGACCAGGGGCAGGCCGGGCTGGCAGATGGGGACAGCCTGTTGCTGTTCACGGAAGCCCTGCTGCGGGTGGAGAACCGGGAGGGGGAGGCCTTCGGCCTGGAGCGCCTGCAGCAGGTCTTGCGGGAGCGCCCCGGTTGCGCGCCTGAGCCGATCCTGGCGAGCGTGCAGCGGGCGGTTGAGGCCTTTGCCGGTCCCTCGGTGCGACGCCTGGGGGGCGAGATGCTGTGTGTGCGGCTGGTGACTCCTTTCGTGGCCCACCCACGCTACGAACCCGTGCCGACGGTGATTCCTGCAGAGGAGTCGCGACCGCCGGCGGACGTCCCGCTTGCGCCACCTGTGCTCGGTCTGCCTCGCGTTCTACCGGCGAGCCAGGACGAGGTGCCGGCCCCTTCGGCTCAGCTGGCCGAGGACCGCCCCGCTGCGCTCACCCTGACGACTCCCGAGGTTGCGGCGAGGCCCCCTGAGGAGCCGAGTGCGGATGCGCCAGGGCTCGCTTCGCCCATTCATCCGCTGCTCTCCGAGGATCTGCCCGCCGAGCGCCCCCTGCGCCGAATTCGCCTGCGGGTCCCGCGCCAAGAGTCGTGA
- a CDS encoding HD domain-containing phosphohydrolase yields the protein MADILADVGTRYKALSSLGEGGMGSVLLVEDQTSGDRVALKLLNPKPGADAAAVENAGLFMKREFRAMSRFRHPNNCQVFDFGLLPDGKPYFTMELVEGKGLDELLPLPEADVLPILRQLCLALSFIHQQGFVHGDLKPENIRIRPDGVVKLMDFGLVDVAGTAHGTIRGTIAYMAPEVAKGGRIDQRSDIYALGAVAYHLLAGHPPFTSENAVAVLRAHAQAPVPPLKGACGPVSDGLQAILLRMLEKEPVARYQAVAEVLAALGVDTEESLDATLLTSEFVGRRTELDALQSALGSLIQRGEGTSLAVFGLSGVGKSRLLEEFRFSVQLENVPYYLGRAVPSRLPYGPFIQILKGIIVRAREVCPTVLADVTPVLRKLLPELGQASEAPAAMEPDQERLLIQSAITNLVTATLKQSGGVLVFEDWDLADPLSLETVTYLQRNLQGTPLLLLFTHGRAEATAAQKMEVKPFDLSEVRAMLSSMLGTKTLPDSLVQQLADWSDGVASRLNSLLEHLVRTGVFGKAKGLWDLPATVATSQLPSDVAEMFLARLADIGADARGVLDLIAVFGQPVPFGTVKQLSGLSEDVLLDVLDDLCQARVLQVDGVAYAYVGSEMREAVYQNLATDARAALHTRVAEALEERLPPEGEGDLDLLSTVARHHLAGQAREKAVRFALKAGEGLLRYSVEMAGALIEPGWALLQSVPEAEDLRSHYLQLIGYLYQVRHDLDMAIKTLDQARALAEQAGDKPRSLEILVYLAHSAQLKGGAEDLQRSAQLNERCIAIATEIGATRAKARALSNLGRALFFLGQNDRAREVFEEGVRFCRAEGESFYGARSACLLGYLLTLSPDTREAGLTHLRAAVDTQQAVGDKYGEGYTYMVMANVLLHSGMFKESEAATVRNAEIMRELGCSDDLAVALLNHALVLHERGDFARMQAVAEDCRKIALEVHHKVTMPYSGVLVCLAELYRGQGAGVLQRLRGFEAEARETSGYVLSSMIPYLIESLLYLGRLNDALRAAQEARDLVVSTGNTEIETRLWILMGEIHARLGETPAARSYFERAQEHGLKGHEPHVVVRAEKGLAWLDLTENRLDAAGERLTRAAEAARQLGMRHLRMECERLMGEWALAKGERPEALGYFQEAVDMAIDLGLPAAEAIAAHGMARANADPKRSARWCQQALAKLNELLEPLSADERDQFLSFTERAQLARATATVSEPAPAPVAGPIPEVSPAMPEDAPMEERTSWIGRELGHAASAAANEARRIASLVQEYDVMARTVSVQTQEISELQASNRRMEQLIRFSMAVSNLHDLDKILEQAVDMIVELTEAERGFLLFFENGQIRSQVSRVNVDRRPPLDWQFSKSIAEKVLSTGEVVCVFDALADQNFNQSQSVVDLNLRTVICVPMRVKGKVVGAIYVDRQSVNENFTPSDLEMVLSLAAQAAGAIENARLHQEWIDKSKRLEMLNHLSKTISSSLDMEEVLDLIVKMTLEVSRAERGFLFLVDRGSKLICRAARDTRSSLPLDQDHEVSQSICAKVLQTGEAENVADALNDEEFQFQQSIMALNLRMVMCVPIVAKAEVIGLLYVDSQAVVNAFGEKDLELLKAIAGHASVSIENAKLHAKTMQLADDLKKTFYSFVHALGASIDAKHPLTAGHSARVTEYSVRLARRIGLPEEEVENIRIAGLLHDVGKIGTPDEILKKPGSFTNEEYEIMKRHVVHTREILDNIHFPEAQRHIPAMAGAHHEKWDGKGYPNNQAGEEIPFGGRILALGDVFDAITSKRDYREAMPLSQALNIIRQGIGSHFDPELGPEFIAMIEEEGVVMYDKETPSESTQPQTAG from the coding sequence ATGGCAGACATACTCGCGGACGTCGGCACGCGCTACAAGGCGCTTTCCAGCCTGGGTGAAGGCGGCATGGGCTCGGTGCTGCTGGTCGAGGACCAGACCAGCGGGGACCGCGTGGCCCTCAAACTTTTGAACCCGAAGCCGGGTGCGGACGCCGCGGCGGTCGAAAACGCTGGCTTGTTCATGAAACGCGAATTCCGCGCCATGTCCCGCTTCCGCCACCCGAACAACTGCCAGGTGTTCGATTTTGGCCTGCTGCCCGATGGCAAGCCCTACTTCACCATGGAACTGGTGGAGGGCAAGGGGCTGGACGAACTGCTCCCGCTCCCGGAAGCCGACGTGCTGCCGATTCTGCGGCAGCTTTGCCTGGCCCTCTCCTTCATTCACCAGCAGGGCTTCGTGCACGGCGACTTGAAGCCCGAGAACATCCGGATTCGACCGGACGGGGTGGTCAAGCTGATGGACTTCGGCCTGGTGGACGTGGCCGGAACGGCCCACGGAACAATCCGGGGCACGATTGCCTACATGGCCCCCGAGGTGGCCAAGGGGGGGCGGATCGACCAGCGCAGCGACATCTACGCCCTGGGGGCTGTGGCCTATCACCTGCTGGCCGGCCATCCCCCGTTCACCTCCGAGAACGCCGTGGCGGTGCTGCGTGCGCATGCCCAGGCGCCGGTGCCGCCGCTCAAGGGCGCTTGCGGGCCGGTGTCCGATGGCTTGCAGGCGATCCTGTTGCGGATGCTCGAAAAAGAGCCCGTGGCCCGTTACCAGGCTGTGGCGGAGGTGCTCGCGGCGCTGGGGGTGGATACGGAGGAGAGCCTGGATGCCACGCTGCTCACCAGCGAGTTCGTGGGGCGCCGCACAGAGCTGGACGCCCTGCAGTCGGCGCTCGGTAGCCTGATCCAGCGGGGCGAGGGCACCAGCCTGGCCGTGTTTGGTCTGTCCGGCGTCGGTAAGAGCCGGCTGCTGGAGGAGTTTCGTTTCTCGGTTCAGCTCGAAAACGTGCCCTACTACCTGGGGCGGGCCGTCCCGTCCCGGCTGCCCTACGGGCCCTTCATTCAGATCCTCAAGGGCATCATCGTCAGGGCACGAGAGGTCTGCCCGACCGTGCTGGCCGACGTGACGCCGGTGCTGCGGAAATTGCTGCCGGAACTGGGCCAGGCCTCCGAGGCCCCGGCCGCGATGGAACCGGACCAGGAACGTCTGCTGATTCAGTCCGCCATCACCAACCTGGTGACAGCGACGCTGAAACAGAGCGGTGGCGTGCTGGTCTTTGAAGACTGGGACCTGGCGGACCCGCTGTCGCTCGAGACCGTCACCTACCTGCAGCGCAACTTGCAGGGCACGCCCCTGCTGTTGCTGTTCACGCACGGGCGCGCCGAAGCGACTGCGGCCCAGAAGATGGAGGTCAAGCCCTTCGACCTGTCCGAAGTGCGAGCCATGCTCAGCAGCATGCTGGGCACCAAGACGCTTCCCGATAGCCTCGTGCAGCAACTGGCCGACTGGTCCGATGGGGTGGCGTCCCGCTTGAACAGCCTGCTGGAGCATCTGGTGCGCACCGGGGTGTTCGGGAAGGCCAAGGGCCTGTGGGATCTTCCGGCCACGGTGGCCACCTCTCAACTTCCGTCCGATGTCGCGGAGATGTTCCTGGCTCGCCTGGCCGATATTGGCGCCGATGCGCGCGGGGTGCTCGACCTGATCGCCGTCTTCGGGCAACCCGTGCCCTTCGGGACGGTGAAGCAGCTCAGTGGTCTGTCTGAAGACGTGTTGTTGGACGTTCTGGATGACCTTTGCCAGGCCCGCGTCCTGCAGGTGGATGGGGTGGCCTATGCCTATGTGGGCAGTGAAATGCGGGAGGCGGTGTACCAGAACCTGGCCACGGACGCCCGGGCCGCCCTGCATACCCGCGTGGCCGAGGCCTTGGAAGAGCGGTTGCCGCCGGAAGGAGAAGGCGACCTCGACCTGCTCAGCACCGTGGCACGCCACCATCTGGCCGGTCAGGCGCGAGAGAAGGCGGTCCGATTTGCCCTCAAGGCCGGGGAAGGCCTGTTGCGCTACTCCGTCGAGATGGCCGGAGCGCTGATTGAACCAGGTTGGGCCTTGTTGCAGAGCGTGCCCGAGGCGGAAGACCTGCGCAGCCATTATCTGCAATTGATTGGGTACTTGTACCAGGTGCGCCATGACCTCGACATGGCGATCAAGACCCTCGATCAGGCCAGGGCCTTGGCGGAACAGGCTGGTGACAAGCCCCGGTCCCTGGAAATTCTGGTGTATCTGGCCCACTCCGCGCAGCTCAAGGGGGGCGCCGAAGATCTGCAGCGCTCAGCCCAACTCAACGAGCGCTGCATCGCCATCGCGACGGAGATCGGGGCCACGCGAGCCAAGGCGCGGGCGCTCTCGAATCTGGGCCGGGCCTTGTTCTTCCTGGGCCAAAATGACCGGGCCCGCGAGGTGTTCGAGGAGGGGGTGCGTTTCTGCCGGGCGGAGGGCGAGTCCTTCTACGGGGCGCGCAGCGCCTGTTTGCTGGGTTACCTGTTGACGCTTTCCCCCGACACCCGCGAGGCGGGCTTGACGCACCTGCGCGCGGCCGTCGACACGCAGCAGGCGGTGGGCGACAAGTACGGCGAGGGCTACACCTACATGGTGATGGCGAACGTGCTGCTGCACAGCGGGATGTTCAAGGAATCCGAGGCCGCGACCGTCCGCAACGCGGAGATCATGCGCGAACTGGGTTGTTCCGATGACCTGGCCGTGGCGCTGCTGAACCACGCCTTGGTGTTGCATGAACGCGGCGACTTTGCCCGCATGCAGGCCGTGGCCGAGGACTGCCGGAAGATCGCCCTGGAGGTCCACCACAAGGTCACCATGCCCTATTCCGGGGTGCTGGTGTGTCTGGCTGAACTGTACCGGGGCCAAGGGGCCGGGGTGCTGCAACGCCTGCGCGGTTTCGAGGCGGAGGCACGGGAAACCAGTGGCTACGTGCTCTCGTCGATGATTCCTTACTTGATCGAGTCCCTGCTCTACCTCGGCCGGCTGAACGACGCTTTGCGGGCGGCGCAGGAAGCGCGCGACCTGGTCGTCTCCACGGGCAACACCGAGATCGAGACGCGGCTCTGGATCTTGATGGGCGAGATTCACGCGCGTCTGGGCGAGACGCCCGCTGCCCGGAGCTATTTCGAGCGAGCTCAGGAGCATGGCCTGAAAGGGCACGAGCCGCACGTGGTGGTGCGTGCCGAAAAGGGGCTCGCCTGGCTCGACCTGACCGAAAACCGTCTGGATGCGGCCGGCGAGCGCCTGACACGGGCGGCAGAAGCGGCTCGCCAGCTTGGCATGCGCCACCTGCGGATGGAGTGCGAGCGGCTGATGGGGGAGTGGGCCCTGGCCAAGGGAGAGCGCCCCGAAGCGCTCGGCTACTTCCAGGAAGCGGTCGACATGGCCATCGATCTCGGGTTGCCGGCGGCCGAGGCGATCGCCGCGCACGGCATGGCCCGCGCCAATGCTGACCCCAAGCGGTCGGCACGCTGGTGCCAGCAGGCCCTGGCCAAGCTCAACGAATTGCTCGAACCGCTCTCTGCGGATGAACGTGACCAGTTCCTGTCCTTCACCGAACGGGCCCAGCTGGCCCGCGCCACCGCCACTGTCAGCGAACCGGCGCCTGCCCCCGTGGCCGGCCCCATTCCGGAGGTCTCCCCTGCCATGCCCGAAGATGCCCCGATGGAGGAACGCACCAGCTGGATCGGCCGTGAACTCGGCCACGCGGCCAGTGCCGCGGCCAACGAGGCGCGACGCATCGCCTCGCTGGTGCAGGAATACGACGTCATGGCGCGGACGGTGTCGGTGCAGACGCAAGAGATCAGCGAGCTGCAGGCCAGCAATCGCCGCATGGAGCAGTTGATTCGCTTCTCGATGGCCGTCAGCAACCTGCACGACCTCGACAAGATCCTGGAGCAGGCCGTGGACATGATCGTGGAACTGACGGAGGCGGAGCGAGGTTTCCTGCTGTTCTTCGAGAACGGCCAGATTCGCTCCCAGGTCAGCCGCGTCAATGTCGATCGCCGGCCGCCGCTGGACTGGCAGTTCTCCAAGTCGATCGCGGAGAAGGTCCTCAGCACGGGCGAGGTGGTCTGCGTGTTCGACGCTCTTGCGGACCAGAATTTTAACCAGAGCCAGTCGGTGGTCGACCTCAATCTGCGCACGGTCATCTGCGTCCCCATGCGCGTCAAGGGCAAGGTGGTCGGCGCCATCTACGTCGACCGGCAATCGGTCAACGAGAACTTCACGCCGAGCGATCTCGAAATGGTGCTCAGCCTCGCGGCCCAGGCGGCCGGGGCAATCGAGAATGCCCGCTTGCATCAGGAGTGGATCGACAAGAGCAAACGCCTGGAGATGCTGAACCATCTCAGCAAGACCATCAGCAGTTCCCTGGACATGGAAGAGGTCCTCGACCTGATTGTGAAGATGACCCTGGAGGTGTCGCGCGCCGAACGGGGCTTCCTGTTCCTGGTGGATCGCGGTTCCAAGCTGATCTGCCGCGCCGCGCGGGATACCCGCAGCAGCCTGCCGCTGGACCAGGACCACGAGGTCAGCCAGTCGATCTGCGCCAAGGTGCTCCAGACGGGCGAGGCGGAGAACGTCGCCGATGCGCTGAACGACGAGGAATTCCAATTCCAGCAATCGATCATGGCGTTGAACCTGCGCATGGTGATGTGCGTGCCGATCGTGGCCAAGGCCGAGGTGATCGGCTTGCTCTACGTCGACAGTCAGGCCGTCGTGAATGCCTTCGGCGAGAAGGACCTGGAATTGCTCAAGGCGATCGCCGGCCACGCCTCCGTCTCGATCGAAAATGCCAAGTTGCACGCCAAGACGATGCAACTGGCCGACGACCTCAAAAAGACCTTCTACAGTTTCGTCCACGCGCTCGGCGCGTCGATCGACGCCAAGCACCCCCTCACGGCAGGTCACTCCGCGCGCGTCACGGAGTACAGCGTGCGCCTGGCCCGCCGTATCGGCTTGCCCGAGGAGGAGGTGGAGAACATCCGCATCGCAGGCCTGCTTCACGACGTGGGCAAGATCGGCACGCCCGACGAGATTCTCAAGAAGCCCGGCTCCTTCACCAATGAGGAGTACGAGATCATGAAGCGGCATGTGGTCCACACCCGGGAGATTCTCGACAACATCCACTTCCCGGAAGCCCAGCGGCACATTCCCGCCATGGCCGGGGCCCACCACGAAAAGTGGGATGGCAAGGGCTACCCCAACAATCAGGCGGGCGAGGAGATTCCCTTCGGTGGTCGCATCTTGGCCCTGGGAGACGTGTTCGACGCGATCACCTCCAAGCGCGACTACCGCGAGGCCATGCCGCTTTCCCAGGCCCTGAACATCATCCGGCAGGGCATCGGCAGCCATTTCGATCCGGAACTGGGCCCGGAATTCATCGCCATGATCGAGGAAGAGGGCGTGGTGATGTACGATAAGGAAACCCCGAGCGAGTCGACGCAACCCCAGACGGCCGGCTAG